One genomic region from Geotoga petraea encodes:
- a CDS encoding HPr family phosphocarrier protein translates to MENLAFEVKNEEGFHIKPLTNLSKKLKGIDADVVINANGKESNIKSVLGVLALGIKKGDKVEFKISGKEEQKAKDIIVEMEKEGFEN, encoded by the coding sequence ATGGAAAATTTAGCATTTGAAGTAAAAAATGAAGAAGGGTTTCATATTAAACCATTGACTAATTTGTCTAAAAAGTTGAAAGGAATTGATGCAGACGTTGTAATAAACGCTAATGGAAAAGAATCGAATATTAAAAGTGTTTTAGGAGTTTTAGCTTTAGGGATTAAAAAAGGTGATAAAGTTGAGTTTAAAATTTCTGGAAAAGAAGAACAAAAAGCCAAGGATATCATTGTAGAAATGGAAAAAGAAGGTTTTGAAAATTGA
- a CDS encoding putative PEP-binding protein has translation MKKFEGNLLSKGIAKGKLKIIEANSKNCDYSFEDFEKAVDELKVKYEKYEDDYLMQSRALMLEDEEFLNFIKDKFDKTKNIFKSLDAYYDYAKELFSQLDDDYLKERIHDIKDLVESVKLKLSNEDIELGENTILYMEDMSASLFIENRDKIAGLLTKKGSYSSHVAILARTFKIPMLTNIDVENNLDGKEIYLDALEENSFYVEPDDEFIKKFKEKEISYNKMVKELEEFKNKKIIYKNNEIKFKANIGSVEESEIIEEIDGIGLLRTEFILFDREKAPDYKEQKEIYQTISNNLGKKEIVLRTFDIGGDKQIDYLKLPKEKNPFLGKRGVRLYEEEKVHKLVEDQIESLFELSKEGHNFKIMIPMVSNNREVNRFFEEFIKPKQEKYNIKIPFGIMVETPSMALSFDKNTNIDFISVGTNDLTQYTLAVDRTNDEISDLYDYFDEGVMELIDIIIKKAINKGIDVSFCGESAAIPEMAKLLIEKGVKTLSMSYSNIPEVKKYLYHNL, from the coding sequence TTGAAAAAATTTGAAGGTAACTTACTTTCAAAAGGTATTGCAAAGGGAAAATTAAAAATAATAGAGGCCAACTCAAAAAATTGTGATTATTCTTTTGAAGATTTTGAAAAAGCAGTAGATGAGTTAAAAGTAAAATACGAAAAGTATGAAGATGATTATTTAATGCAATCAAGAGCCCTTATGTTAGAAGATGAGGAATTTTTGAATTTTATAAAAGATAAGTTTGATAAAACAAAAAATATTTTTAAGTCGTTGGATGCGTATTATGATTACGCAAAAGAGTTATTTTCTCAATTAGATGATGATTATTTGAAAGAAAGGATACACGATATAAAGGATTTAGTTGAAAGTGTCAAGCTTAAACTTTCAAATGAAGATATAGAATTAGGAGAAAATACAATTTTGTATATGGAAGATATGAGTGCTTCTTTATTTATAGAGAACAGAGACAAGATTGCAGGACTGCTAACAAAAAAGGGGAGCTATTCTTCACATGTAGCTATTTTAGCAAGAACATTTAAAATACCTATGCTGACCAACATAGATGTTGAAAATAATTTAGATGGCAAAGAAATTTATTTGGATGCTTTAGAAGAAAATAGTTTTTACGTTGAGCCAGATGATGAATTTATCAAAAAATTTAAAGAAAAAGAAATATCTTACAATAAAATGGTTAAAGAATTAGAAGAGTTCAAAAATAAAAAAATAATTTATAAAAATAATGAAATAAAATTCAAAGCCAATATAGGCTCAGTTGAAGAATCGGAAATAATAGAAGAAATAGATGGAATAGGACTTTTGAGAACAGAGTTTATATTGTTTGATAGAGAAAAAGCCCCTGATTACAAGGAACAAAAAGAAATATATCAAACAATATCGAATAATTTGGGTAAAAAAGAAATCGTGTTAAGAACTTTCGATATAGGTGGAGACAAACAGATTGATTATTTGAAATTACCTAAAGAAAAAAATCCATTTCTTGGTAAACGTGGGGTAAGGTTGTACGAAGAGGAAAAGGTTCATAAACTGGTTGAAGATCAAATTGAATCTTTGTTTGAACTTTCTAAGGAAGGGCACAATTTCAAAATAATGATTCCAATGGTTTCAAACAATAGAGAAGTTAACAGATTTTTTGAAGAGTTTATAAAACCAAAACAAGAAAAATACAATATAAAAATCCCTTTTGGAATCATGGTTGAAACACCATCAATGGCTTTATCTTTTGATAAAAATACAAACATAGATTTTATAAGCGTTGGGACAAACGATTTAACACAGTATACGCTTGCTGTTGATAGAACCAATGATGAAATTTCGGATTTATACGATTATTTTGACGAAGGAGTAATGGAATTAATAGATATTATAATAAAAAAAGCGATAAACAAGGGTATTGATGTTTCTTTCTGTGGGGAAAGCGCTGCAATACCAGAAATGGCAAAATTGTTGATAGAAAAAGGTGTTAAAACTTTGAGTATGAGTTATTCAAATATACCTGAAGTAAAAAAATATTTGTACCATAACTTATAA
- the gcvH gene encoding glycine cleavage system protein GcvH produces MNMKKYAESHEYVIKEENIGIVGISANAADELGDITYVDLPEEGKEVKKGDIICSVESVKSASDVYAPVSGKIVEVNSVLEDTPETINDDAEGKGWICKIEMSDESELDDLKDDDE; encoded by the coding sequence ATAAATATGAAAAAGTACGCTGAATCTCATGAATACGTAATTAAAGAAGAAAACATTGGTATCGTAGGGATCTCTGCTAATGCAGCTGATGAACTAGGCGATATCACTTATGTTGATCTTCCTGAAGAAGGAAAAGAAGTAAAAAAAGGTGACATAATTTGTTCAGTAGAATCTGTTAAATCAGCAAGCGATGTATACGCTCCAGTGAGCGGAAAAATCGTGGAAGTTAATTCAGTTTTAGAAGATACTCCTGAAACAATAAATGATGATGCAGAAGGCAAAGGCTGGATCTGCAAAATCGAAATGTCAGATGAATCAGAATTAGACGATTTAAAAGATGATGATGAATAA
- a CDS encoding DeoR/GlpR family DNA-binding transcription regulator has product MLKDIRMKKIVEMLEKKEMITTKEIAKNLDTPEVTIRRDLKRLENMGKVSRIHGGVTRNQKSTVSELTMDEKRVKNKEAKKTIANKAFELIEQDDVIFLDSGSTTLEITTLIEKNFENNLTVFTNSIDIINKLSKKENIDLFIVGNHYRKKTGAFIFSGYDMEFLDKISISKAFIGANAYDEEFAYTPAGEEVKIKKKMIEVANVPVLVVDSSKADSISIWKISKMEDFKVIVSESKNNIMKSLSKKGVEVK; this is encoded by the coding sequence ATGCTTAAAGATATAAGGATGAAAAAGATAGTTGAAATGCTCGAAAAAAAAGAGATGATAACTACAAAAGAAATTGCAAAAAATCTTGATACTCCAGAAGTAACAATAAGAAGAGACTTGAAAAGATTGGAAAATATGGGTAAAGTGTCCAGAATTCATGGTGGGGTAACCAGAAACCAAAAATCAACTGTTTCTGAATTAACCATGGATGAGAAAAGAGTAAAGAATAAAGAAGCCAAGAAAACAATAGCTAATAAGGCTTTTGAATTAATAGAGCAAGATGACGTAATTTTTCTTGATTCAGGAAGTACCACTCTTGAGATCACTACCCTTATTGAGAAAAATTTTGAAAATAATTTAACAGTTTTTACAAATTCTATAGATATTATCAATAAACTTAGTAAAAAAGAGAACATAGATTTGTTCATTGTGGGTAACCATTACAGAAAAAAAACGGGTGCTTTCATCTTCTCTGGTTATGATATGGAATTTTTGGACAAAATTTCTATTTCAAAAGCTTTTATAGGCGCGAATGCTTATGATGAAGAATTTGCTTATACACCCGCGGGAGAAGAAGTAAAGATAAAAAAGAAGATGATTGAAGTAGCGAATGTTCCTGTTTTAGTTGTAGATTCTTCAAAAGCTGATAGCATTTCTATTTGGAAAATTTCAAAGATGGAAGATTTTAAGGTGATAGTTAGTGAGTCTAAAAATAACATTATGAAAAGTTTGAGCAAAAAAGGTGTAGAAGTAAAGTAG
- a CDS encoding PTS sugar transporter subunit IIA gives MSLFDEKLIFLDYESKNKKDILKNLSKELENMGYVDSYKNFSKAVLEREKHSTTGIGFNIAIPHGKSSSVHEPFVVLAKPKKSLEWESLDDEPVDMIFLIGVPEKSADEHLKILQKLSVNLMDEKFRENLKNAESKEEILNLVKNIE, from the coding sequence ATGTCGTTATTCGATGAAAAATTGATTTTTTTAGATTATGAATCGAAGAATAAAAAAGATATATTGAAAAATCTGTCAAAAGAATTAGAAAATATGGGCTATGTGGATAGTTATAAGAATTTTTCAAAAGCTGTTTTGGAAAGAGAGAAACACTCTACCACAGGCATAGGCTTCAACATAGCAATTCCGCATGGTAAATCGTCTTCAGTGCATGAACCTTTTGTTGTTTTAGCCAAACCAAAAAAATCTTTGGAATGGGAATCTTTAGACGACGAACCAGTTGACATGATTTTTTTAATAGGCGTTCCAGAAAAATCAGCTGATGAACATTTAAAAATATTACAAAAATTATCTGTAAACCTTATGGATGAAAAGTTCAGAGAAAATTTAAAAAATGCTGAATCAAAAGAAGAAATTCTCAACCTTGTAAAAAATATTGAGTGA
- a CDS encoding ArsR/SmtB family transcription factor, which translates to MKKDKIEVCKKTVIHEDKLKKIKGEIPKDEVLYELADFFKIFGDTTRIKILNVLFYSELCVCDISESLGMTQSAVSHQLRVLRGANLVKYRKEGKTVFYSLDDEHINQIFNMGMEHILEK; encoded by the coding sequence ATGAAAAAAGATAAGATAGAAGTTTGCAAAAAAACAGTAATACACGAAGATAAGTTGAAAAAGATAAAAGGGGAAATCCCAAAAGATGAGGTTTTATATGAATTAGCTGATTTTTTCAAGATCTTTGGGGATACCACCAGAATTAAGATTTTGAATGTTCTTTTTTACTCTGAACTTTGTGTTTGTGATATATCAGAATCTTTAGGGATGACTCAATCAGCAGTTTCTCATCAACTGAGGGTTTTAAGAGGGGCAAATTTGGTGAAATATAGAAAAGAAGGAAAAACAGTTTTTTATTCTTTGGACGATGAGCATATAAATCAAATATTTAATATGGGTATGGAACATATTTTAGAAAAATAA
- the lpdA gene encoding dihydrolipoyl dehydrogenase codes for MYNTVVIGGGPGGYVAAIRLAQLGKKVAVIEKDNVGGTCTNWGCIPTKAMLTASHLYTDIISKSKKMGIKVDNVDYDLAGIMKHMKKSVTMSRKGIEFLFNKNKIDLFKETAEIVDKNHVKAGEKTFETKNIILAHGSEPVMFSPFNKIDGIWTSNEVFQMQEAPESILIIGGGVIGLEFSNFFASLGKKVYLVELFDHILPYEDEDVASEIKKVLKKKGVEILEKHKVADVVKNENGYISKIENDDKIKEIETEKILLAVGRKPVIPEDVKNLGVEIEKGVKTDSKMRTNIDNVYAVGDIRSQIMLAHVASFEGITAAHNIAGQEKEMDYSAVPSIIFSTPEIASTGVKEKDVDPDKVIISKFPVSANGRAKTMEERDGFAKVIADKESRKVIGFSIVSPSATDMIMEGVLAVKYGLTIEQLADSIHPHPTLTETLLGAIEGAEGMAIHI; via the coding sequence ATGTATAATACAGTTGTTATAGGTGGTGGACCAGGTGGGTACGTTGCCGCAATTAGATTGGCTCAATTGGGGAAAAAAGTAGCTGTAATTGAAAAAGATAACGTAGGTGGAACTTGCACTAATTGGGGTTGTATCCCGACAAAAGCTATGCTAACAGCTTCTCATTTATATACAGATATCATTAGTAAATCAAAAAAAATGGGCATAAAAGTAGATAACGTAGATTATGACTTAGCTGGGATTATGAAACATATGAAAAAATCAGTGACTATGTCCAGAAAAGGAATTGAATTTTTGTTCAATAAGAATAAAATAGATTTGTTTAAAGAAACAGCTGAAATTGTAGACAAAAATCATGTGAAAGCTGGAGAAAAAACATTTGAAACTAAAAACATCATCCTTGCTCATGGTTCCGAACCAGTTATGTTCTCTCCATTTAACAAAATAGATGGAATATGGACAAGTAACGAGGTTTTCCAAATGCAAGAAGCCCCCGAATCTATTCTTATAATAGGTGGCGGAGTAATTGGCTTGGAATTCTCTAATTTCTTTGCAAGTTTGGGTAAAAAAGTTTATTTGGTTGAATTATTTGACCACATTCTCCCTTATGAAGACGAAGACGTGGCAAGTGAAATCAAAAAAGTACTCAAGAAAAAAGGCGTGGAAATACTTGAAAAACATAAAGTCGCAGATGTTGTAAAAAATGAAAATGGATATATATCAAAAATAGAAAATGATGATAAAATAAAAGAAATAGAAACAGAAAAAATCCTTCTCGCAGTTGGAAGAAAACCTGTAATCCCTGAAGATGTTAAAAATTTAGGAGTTGAAATAGAAAAAGGTGTAAAAACAGATTCAAAAATGAGAACAAACATAGACAATGTTTATGCTGTAGGTGATATTAGATCTCAAATCATGCTTGCACACGTTGCAAGTTTTGAAGGTATAACTGCAGCTCATAACATCGCTGGACAAGAAAAAGAAATGGATTACTCAGCAGTTCCATCTATCATTTTTTCAACCCCAGAAATAGCTTCTACAGGAGTTAAAGAAAAAGATGTTGACCCAGATAAAGTCATAATATCAAAATTTCCGGTTTCTGCTAATGGTAGAGCAAAAACTATGGAAGAAAGAGATGGATTTGCAAAAGTAATCGCAGATAAAGAATCAAGGAAAGTAATTGGATTTTCTATTGTATCTCCAAGTGCAACAGATATGATCATGGAAGGTGTTTTAGCAGTAAAATATGGATTAACTATAGAACAATTAGCAGATTCTATTCACCCTCACCCAACTCTAACAGAAACATTGCTTGGGGCAATTGAAGGTGCTGAAGGGATGGCAATACATATTTAA